The Gammaproteobacteria bacterium DNA window ACTACTGCATCGATACCACCATCTCCCAAACCATTCAGAATCGTTCCACTCACAGCGCCAGCTGCGCTTACTGTTAATGAATTAGCAGTTAATTGGCTGATACCAGTTTCACCTACGCTTGTTGTAACTGGTATGTCACTTACTAAAAATATGACCTGGCTATCTATGCCATTAGCATCCAATAGTGGATCATTAAGCCCAGAAACATAAACAGGATCGGTTGGTGCGCCATCAAATATTCCATTGGCGTTACCATCTATATGGATATTTCCATTTACAGGGTTGAAATCATCTGTTGTCACAGCAGCGTTATCGATTAACAATGAGAATGACTCTATTCCGTTCCCAGTATTTGTTAATAGAAATGTTAGTACTTGTTGAGTTGAGCCAGGCGCTACAATAATATTTGCTGCATCCTGCCACGTAATACCCACATTAATGAGTTCCTGAACTTGGAAAACATCCGTATCAAATGCAGTTCCTGGGGTACCGCCAATATTAAAGCTGACTGTTGCAGTATTCGATACAGATGTGCCTGCTGCTACACCCACAGCCTTAACAACATTACATAATGATAAAAATATTATTATTGAAATTACTTGTGCAATTTTTTTCATCATTGCACCTGTACTCTGAAAATTATCTGGAACCCTGCTGGTGTTAAACCACTTGCCGGATTAAATTGCCCACTCGGACTTATACGTATTCGTGTTACACCTTGGTCGTAGCCATTGCCATCAGGCGTTAATGTTGCTCCGTATGTATAAATAGGTCCGCTACTTTTTGAATATTCAACATCACTTGCATAAGAATAGCTAAGACCACTTGCAGTTGTTCCGACCGGAGCATCTAAAAATTGAATAGGATCCAGCCCTTGGGCACATGGGTTGGCAACGCACAAACTAGTATTTGATGGAATAGAATCAACAATAGTTAGATTACTATCAGTCGCTCCATCTCCTTGGTTGCTTGCAGCTAATCGATATAGAACTGCTGCACCAGGAATCGCTTTTGCAATTGGTGCTACAGTCCCTAAACCATCATCGATTACTTGAGAAGTTTTAAGAAAAATTACATCTGGTGTGCCGCCAACCAAAAATGAAGCTGCAGCATTATCGCTAACAATTCCTTCAGTGCCTTCGTTTGAAGTTACTACTGCATTCCAGGTTCCTAATGGCGTTGCGGCAACTAGATAAGCATATTCAAATGTTTTTATCGCCCCACTTGCTCCCGCCAACTCTGTCATTACCGCATTAGTAACCACACTGCTTGAGTCTGCATCAATAATGCTGATTAAGGCATTGCTAATATCAAAACTACCAAATGGATCACTGACAGTTGCTCGAGCAAATATATTTGATCCTGGTAATACTGATGTTACTAGCGATCCTCCAGGAAATGCTGCGTCATAAAATTCTATATCATCAACATTAATAACTGTTTCTGACGTTAGTTCAACACGCGAGTTACTTCCGCCATTTTCAGGATAAACAAAAATCCTTCTACCACCTGAGCCAGGTGTGACATTTGTAACTGTGAGCGATATTGTTGATCCAGATGGTAGTGAAATGTCACCACTAATTGGCACTAAAAAAGTGAATGATGTAGGTGTTCCATTCAGTGATAAGTTTCTAGAGACTGTGCCTATAACTCCTAACGAGGTAGACAGTGTTACCTGCACACTTCGCGATGCGTTTCCACACGAATTACATCTATTTAGTATTAACTCAACTGGAATTGTGCCGTTATCACCATCAATAATTAAATCCGCTTGTGTCTGCGGATTTAGCACCCATGTTTCAAATACCTCATTATTCTTTCGAATACGTATTCTTGTTTGAGCTGTAGTAGGAGGTGATCTCGATAAATCCGGATCAGTATCGCCATTAGTATCTGAATATAGATATAGTGGTTTATTACCAGCAGTAATAGCCGGATTTCCCACAACCGTTGTTAAATCTGTGTCAGTGTTATCTCCAGTATTTGAATCTGGCAGTAAACCACTCACTGTTGCAGTATTTGTCACTGACGGAACTGCTGCCGCATCTACCAACACTTCAAGTGTTATATCGGACAGACTATTCCCTGCACTTAATGGACCAGGGTTAGTACAAGTGACATCTTGTCCTATTGCGCCGCATGTCCATCCTGTTCCAGTAGCGTTTACATAAGTCAATCCAGCGGGAAGTGTGTCAGTGACTGTAATTATGCCGGGGTCATCACTAGCTGCTGCGTTATTACTGACTCTTAAGGTATATGTTTCAACATCACCTTGATTAAATATTCCTGTGTGTGTTTTTGAAATTGATAAGTCAGATTCTGAATATGTGAAGTTTATGTCATGCAACGCAATCCATTGGAATGCAGTGTTTTGATTACTATATAAAATACGTATCTGGGTGATACCTGAATTAGCAAATGTAAACGTTGCTGTTCCGTTAGAACTTGATGATGATCCTGAGGTGCCTGTGACAGTATTGATACCATCAGAAGTATTCGCCGAGTTACTCGCAATGCTAGTTGGATTGAAATATGTGACACCATCAGTTGTCGCTGTCACTTGCACAACGTCAACCCATGAGCCTAAATCGACATCAAAAATATTAAAACTAACATTGCTAACTCCACCGGGATGTGTGAAATCTATAATGATTGGAATCTGCTGTAGACTTGTTGCAGGATAATCAACATTTATCTCTAATGAATCTTGTATGGGTGATAATCCTCCCGTTAAGTCATTAGTTATGAATGGACTACCATTCGCCAATCCTCCTGTATCTCCTGGCGGAGTATCGGTTGACCCATTTAGCGTTATCGAAACATCACCTGATCCAATTGTGTAAGTTTGACTAGTGGATCCTGCCGGCCAAGTCAGTGAATCCCAGTCAAGTTGTGTAGTAACATCTGCGTGGGTACTCACAGCACATAGCAACAAAATAGCCACTGCTACCCCTTGCCTAACGGCAATAGATACGCATACAGCTACCGCTAACCTGATGTTAAGATTGCCCACCTAACGACCCCACTCCATGGTTGTACAGTTTTCAATTCCTATTCGACAGAAAACCGTCTTTATTAATTTTATTATTTAAAATCAATGAGTTAATTAATTATCTATGCAAAAGACACAGATCCACGCAGTAAGCTTAAATATAGTGAGTAATGGCGGGCAGCCAGATTCAGCTTAAAAGCGTCAATTTAACGACGTATAGAGGCAAGATAGTTGGTTTTTTGACGGAGTTAACATCTCACATATTTAAATTTTCTTAGATACCTCTCGCAGATTTATAACTTATTGATAAACATAGAGATAATATATATAAGATTGCCTATCAGCCATATTAGGATCAGCCAAATAGGTCTGAGATAAAATAGCTATGATTAGATTTCTATAATTGCGCCCATTGAGTCACACAAATAAGAGTTCCCATGCAGAATAAGGCAAAACAATATTTCTTGATTTGTTCGGGCTGGCTATCGATTTTGTTAGGAGTGATTGGCATTGTTCTACCTTTACTCCCAACCACACCATTTATACTTTTAGCGGCAGGGTGCTTTGCTAAATCATCACCAAGATTTCACCAGTGGCTAATAACACACAGACTTTTTGGCCCGCTCATCGAGAGTTATAAAGACAATAAAGGCATCCCTCGTGATGTGAAAATTAAAGCAATTATCTTCATATGGGTGACACTTAGTATTTCGATATTTCTTCTAGAGATAACATGGTTACGTATAGGTATTTTTATTCTTGGTATCACCTTAACTGTATTTCTCTGGATGAAACCTACTTTAACCAAACAACCCGTCAAAATATCTGAATAAATTATACTTTCTATTTACTTGCTAGCTCTTTTTTTGGACATTATTGATTGCTCAAAATGGCACTTAACGCAATCGACTAGTTAGAGCAAAACATCTATAAACTGTGTGCTAGTTAACACTCAGATAAATTTATTCTCTAAGCGGTAGCAAAGTTGCGCTGCATGTAATTGAAACTCATTTTGCTAAATATTAATCTGGCCCTCACGGAGAACAGAGAGGAAGGTTCAGATGAATATTGAAGAGTATCGCGCATTAACAAACCGTGTATTCAATGCAATACGCAATTTTGAAACTTGCTCTAGTGAACGTGAACGTGATTATGCATTATCAGTAATATCTCAAGTTTCTTATGAGGCCTCTCTTGCTCAATGCCAAGAAGCAGACCGGATAGATTTGGAGCAGATGGATTTCGCCCTTCAGCTAGTATTAGAACTGATACAGGAAAACCCTATTCCTGAGTTCACTCCTCGAGAGCTACAAGTAGCATTACATTAAACAACTACCCAAAAATGATTAATCAACTCTTCTAGAGTTTTTAATCAGCTCATAAGCCTTTTGTATTTGCTGCGATTTATCAGTAGCTACTTGAATCATTTCCTCAGGTAAACCTTTTGATATCAGTTTGTCAGGATGATGTTGGCTCATCAAACGGCGGTAAGCTTTCTTGATTTCAGAGTCCGTATTTGTCTGTTTCATTCCCAACACTGAATAAGCATTACTAATCTGTGCAGAGTTAGGTGGCTGGTTTGGATTAGCCCCTGAATAATTGCTTTGTTGCGCGTATAACATTGCTTCCAGCTGACTCAGCATAGCAACTGGATAACCTAAAGCATTACAAATATCTTTTAGAATCTTATCTTCAGCAGGATGCTTACTTCCGTCAGCATAAGCAGCCTGTAATTGAATCTGCATGAACATCTGAATCAGAGTGATTTTTCTACCACATTCTTTTTTAAATTGAGCCAACACATCAGTCAGATCGAAATCATTTTCTTTGCCCTTATTAAATAATTCAATGGCTGCACTTCGTTGCTCTGGCTTAAAATTCATATGCTCAAATATTTGTTCGGCCATCTGTATTTCTTGCTTAGTAACATGTCCATCTGCTTTTGCGATATGTCCCATAACAGAAAATGTTGCGGTAAAAAATGCCGCTTGCGCTGTTTCTTGCGAACTATTTCCAATGCCTGCTTTGAGCCTTTTGGCTTTATCCACTTGATGTCCGAGTACTGCCCCGAGCATTCCTCCTAGCGGACCACCCAGCACCAGGCCAATACCACCTCCAGCTATTTTCCCCCACCAACTCATGAATCAATTTTCCAAATTTTTAATTGCCGCATCATTTCATTAATATGTGTTATTTGATATATGATTGCATCATGCGCATCGAAACCATTCAAGTAGGAAAACCCAAAGACATTGCTTTAGATTGGACTACTGCAATATATAAATCACCTGTCCATGGACAAGTATTCCTAAGCAAATATAATCTAGAGGGCGATAAACAAGCCGATCTGACTGTGCATGGCGGACTAGATAAAGCGGTTAATGTATACCCCATTGAGCATTACAAATATTGGAATCAACGTGCACGATTTCCATTTCGTAAACGCATTAATTTACCGTCACCACATAATGGGGCTTTTGGGGAAAATTTT harbors:
- a CDS encoding DUF11 domain-containing protein — protein: MGNLNIRLAVAVCVSIAVRQGVAVAILLLCAVSTHADVTTQLDWDSLTWPAGSTSQTYTIGSGDVSITLNGSTDTPPGDTGGLANGSPFITNDLTGGLSPIQDSLEINVDYPATSLQQIPIIIDFTHPGGVSNVSFNIFDVDLGSWVDVVQVTATTDGVTYFNPTSIASNSANTSDGINTVTGTSGSSSSSNGTATFTFANSGITQIRILYSNQNTAFQWIALHDINFTYSESDLSISKTHTGIFNQGDVETYTLRVSNNAAASDDPGIITVTDTLPAGLTYVNATGTGWTCGAIGQDVTCTNPGPLSAGNSLSDITLEVLVDAAAVPSVTNTATVSGLLPDSNTGDNTDTDLTTVVGNPAITAGNKPLYLYSDTNGDTDPDLSRSPPTTAQTRIRIRKNNEVFETWVLNPQTQADLIIDGDNGTIPVELILNRCNSCGNASRSVQVTLSTSLGVIGTVSRNLSLNGTPTSFTFLVPISGDISLPSGSTISLTVTNVTPGSGGRRIFVYPENGGSNSRVELTSETVINVDDIEFYDAAFPGGSLVTSVLPGSNIFARATVSDPFGSFDISNALISIIDADSSSVVTNAVMTELAGASGAIKTFEYAYLVAATPLGTWNAVVTSNEGTEGIVSDNAAASFLVGGTPDVIFLKTSQVIDDGLGTVAPIAKAIPGAAVLYRLAASNQGDGATDSNLTIVDSIPSNTSLCVANPCAQGLDPIQFLDAPVGTTASGLSYSYASDVEYSKSSGPIYTYGATLTPDGNGYDQGVTRIRISPSGQFNPASGLTPAGFQIIFRVQVQ
- a CDS encoding YbaN family protein — protein: MQNKAKQYFLICSGWLSILLGVIGIVLPLLPTTPFILLAAGCFAKSSPRFHQWLITHRLFGPLIESYKDNKGIPRDVKIKAIIFIWVTLSISIFLLEITWLRIGIFILGITLTVFLWMKPTLTKQPVKISE
- the djlA gene encoding co-chaperone DjlA; this encodes MSWWGKIAGGGIGLVLGGPLGGMLGAVLGHQVDKAKRLKAGIGNSSQETAQAAFFTATFSVMGHIAKADGHVTKQEIQMAEQIFEHMNFKPEQRSAAIELFNKGKENDFDLTDVLAQFKKECGRKITLIQMFMQIQLQAAYADGSKHPAEDKILKDICNALGYPVAMLSQLEAMLYAQQSNYSGANPNQPPNSAQISNAYSVLGMKQTNTDSEIKKAYRRLMSQHHPDKLISKGLPEEMIQVATDKSQQIQKAYELIKNSRRVD